One part of the Lachnospiraceae bacterium JLR.KK002 genome encodes these proteins:
- the fabZ gene encoding 3-hydroxyacyl-ACP dehydratase FabZ has product MSLMGTREIMEIIPHRQPFLLLDTIEELEPGIRALGKKCVTYNEPFFAGHFPGEPVMPGVLIVEALAQTGAVAILSQPDFQGKTAYFGAINKARFKQKVVPGDVLMLEVEIVKQKGPVGIGNAKATVNGKTAVAVELTFAIG; this is encoded by the coding sequence ATGTCACTTATGGGAACCAGAGAGATTATGGAAATTATTCCTCACCGGCAGCCTTTTCTGCTGCTGGATACCATAGAGGAACTGGAGCCGGGAATACGCGCACTGGGGAAAAAATGCGTTACTTATAACGAGCCTTTTTTCGCAGGGCATTTTCCGGGAGAACCGGTGATGCCGGGGGTACTGATTGTGGAAGCTCTGGCACAGACCGGCGCGGTGGCCATTTTAAGCCAGCCGGATTTTCAGGGAAAAACCGCATATTTCGGGGCCATTAATAAGGCCCGGTTCAAACAGAAAGTGGTGCCGGGAGATGTACTGATGCTGGAAGTTGAAATTGTGAAACAGAAAGGGCCGGTGGGCATCGGGAATGCAAAAGCCACGGTAAACGGCAAAACCGCCGTGGCAGTGGAACTGACATTTGCCATTGGATAA
- a CDS encoding DUF1292 domain-containing protein, with protein MSEKPNTSPETDGMEDDDSDILVTLSLDDDSEVECRILTIFELEDQDYIVLLPLDKDGNDNEEGEVFIYRYHEDDDGNPSLENIEDDNEYEAVTDRFDELLDEAEWDSLLGED; from the coding sequence ATGAGTGAAAAGCCCAACACCAGCCCCGAAACTGACGGAATGGAAGACGATGATTCCGACATACTTGTGACTCTGTCTCTGGACGACGATTCCGAAGTGGAATGCAGAATTCTTACGATTTTTGAACTGGAAGACCAGGATTACATTGTACTTCTCCCGCTGGACAAAGACGGCAATGACAATGAAGAAGGAGAAGTGTTCATTTACCGTTATCACGAAGATGACGACGGCAATCCTTCTCTGGAAAATATCGAAGATGACAACGAATACGAGGCAGTCACCGACCGGTTTGACGAACTTCTGGATGAAGCAGAATGGGATTCTCTCCTGGGTGAAGACTGA
- the fabK gene encoding enoyl-[acyl-carrier-protein] reductase FabK, with amino-acid sequence MKTEITELLQIEVPIIQGGMAWVAEHHLAAAVSAAGGLGIIGAANAPADWVRGEIRKAREQTDRPIGVNVMLLSPYADEVAQVLAEEKVPVITTGAGNPGKYMEIWKEAGSKVIPVVASVALARMMERGGADAVIAEGTESGGHIGAATTMTLVPQVVDAVKIPVIAAGGIGDGRGIAAAFMLGAQAVQIGTRFVVAEESICHPNYKERIIRAKDIDSAVTGRSHGHPIRQLRNQMTRDYIQKEQEGVPFEELELLAAGSLRNAVIDGDVKHGTVMAGQIAGLIKKEQSCREMIEEMMEEAAALMQGAGK; translated from the coding sequence TTGAAGACAGAGATTACAGAGCTGTTACAGATAGAAGTACCCATCATCCAGGGCGGTATGGCCTGGGTGGCAGAACATCATCTGGCGGCCGCTGTGTCGGCGGCCGGAGGACTTGGCATTATCGGCGCTGCAAACGCACCGGCAGACTGGGTGCGGGGAGAAATCCGCAAAGCCAGAGAACAGACAGACCGGCCCATCGGGGTAAATGTAATGCTTTTAAGCCCTTATGCGGATGAGGTGGCGCAGGTACTTGCGGAAGAAAAAGTTCCGGTGATTACCACCGGCGCCGGGAATCCGGGAAAATACATGGAAATCTGGAAAGAGGCCGGGAGTAAAGTGATTCCGGTGGTAGCCAGCGTGGCACTGGCCAGAATGATGGAGCGCGGCGGTGCGGATGCAGTGATTGCAGAGGGAACCGAGTCCGGCGGCCATATTGGAGCCGCCACCACCATGACGCTGGTGCCCCAGGTTGTGGATGCGGTGAAAATTCCGGTGATTGCAGCCGGAGGAATCGGAGACGGAAGAGGCATTGCGGCAGCCTTTATGCTGGGCGCTCAGGCAGTGCAGATTGGAACCCGGTTTGTGGTGGCAGAGGAATCCATCTGCCATCCAAATTACAAAGAGCGGATTATCAGGGCAAAGGATATTGATTCCGCAGTGACCGGAAGAAGCCATGGACACCCTATCCGCCAGCTCCGCAATCAGATGACCAGAGATTACATACAGAAGGAGCAGGAGGGAGTCCCCTTTGAAGAACTGGAACTGCTCGCCGCAGGCTCTCTGCGGAATGCGGTGATAGACGGGGATGTAAAACACGGGACTGTAATGGCAGGCCAGATTGCAGGACTGATTAAGAAAGAACAGAGCTGCCGGGAAATGATAGAGGAAATGATGGAAGAAGCCGCAGCTTTGATGCAGGGGGCAGGAAAATGA
- a CDS encoding HD-GYP domain-containing protein, protein MIKLATRDLSAGMVTAAPVYSKTGQLLFPARTVMTTQRISYLEFYGIENVQIIPEKDITDASVEDFAQDNDTESYSQKVKRSRKFHMFKVDYSKKTKFLENSFQNLINKTEVLDSGALLEQISSLYTDHLTSLSVFDMLHNMRQIDDTTYAHSINVAIISRMMGKWLSFSDEDLEILTLAGLLHDIGKCKVDPNILSKPDTLTPAEFRQVKQHPRYGMEILADFNLDERVRSAVLMHHERCDGSGYPSGLKGNAIADFAKIIAIADVYDAMTCNRCYRKGICPFEVIATFERKGFERYESAYLLPFLTNIINTYIGNTVLLNDGSSGKIILINKQYLSRPVISTPAEKYLDLSRHPELYIQAII, encoded by the coding sequence ATGATAAAATTAGCAACCAGAGATTTGTCCGCAGGAATGGTTACTGCTGCTCCTGTTTACAGTAAGACAGGCCAGCTTCTGTTTCCTGCCCGTACGGTGATGACTACCCAGAGAATTTCCTATCTGGAGTTCTACGGAATTGAGAACGTCCAGATTATCCCGGAAAAAGACATTACCGATGCTTCTGTGGAAGATTTTGCCCAGGATAACGATACGGAATCTTATTCCCAGAAAGTAAAACGGAGCCGGAAGTTCCACATGTTTAAGGTCGATTACTCCAAAAAAACCAAATTTCTGGAGAATTCTTTTCAAAATCTGATAAATAAAACCGAGGTTCTTGACTCAGGCGCCCTTCTGGAGCAAATCAGCAGCCTGTATACCGACCACCTCACATCTCTTTCTGTTTTTGATATGCTGCACAACATGCGCCAGATTGACGACACCACTTATGCCCACAGTATCAATGTGGCCATTATCAGCCGTATGATGGGTAAATGGCTTTCATTTTCCGATGAAGATCTGGAAATTCTGACTCTGGCCGGTTTGCTGCACGATATCGGAAAGTGCAAAGTTGACCCGAACATTCTTTCCAAGCCCGATACGCTGACTCCGGCAGAATTCAGACAGGTAAAACAGCATCCCCGGTACGGCATGGAGATTCTTGCCGATTTCAATCTGGACGAACGGGTCCGCTCCGCGGTTCTCATGCACCATGAACGCTGCGATGGTTCCGGCTACCCTTCCGGGCTGAAAGGAAATGCCATCGCCGACTTTGCCAAAATCATCGCCATCGCCGATGTATACGACGCCATGACCTGCAACCGCTGTTACCGGAAGGGAATCTGTCCCTTTGAAGTGATTGCCACTTTTGAGCGCAAAGGCTTTGAACGATATGAGTCTGCGTATCTGCTTCCTTTCCTGACGAATATTATCAATACCTATATTGGCAACACGGTGCTGTTAAACGATGGTTCCTCCGGCAAAATCATCCTCATTAACAAACAGTATCTGTCCCGGCCGGTCATCAGCACTCCGGCAGAGAAATATCTGGATTTGTCCAGACATCCGGAACTTTATATTCAGGCAATTATATAG
- a CDS encoding ATP-dependent helicase, giving the protein MSLNKSQTQAVRHTAGPLLVLAGPGSGKTRVITERTKYLITNQHADPSHILVITFTRAAATEMKERFYRLTGGKKYPVTFGTFHAVFFHILKHAYGFHAGNIIREEQRFQFMGDIIRHMHLEYEDEKEFMGDLLGEISLMKNTGIALEHYYSKTCAKEIFEQIYRNYDDRMKQHRLIDFDDMLVYCYELFDQRKDILSAWQRKYQYILIDEFQDINKLQFDIVKMLALPENNLFVVGDDDQSIYRFRGAKPELMLGFTQVYPEAGQVLLDVNYRSGKSIVDASRRLISHNTRRFEKNLQSGGNQDATVQYYLWENQQEEGKGVVEQILQDVKAGYGYNDMAVLFRTNTQPRIFMSRLMAYNIPFRTRDNIPNLYEHWITRDILTYIRLGQGSRSRKDMLQIMNRPNRYITRDSLPEDTVAFDVWADYFYEKKQHWVAERIEQLEADLRVLSRIGPYAAINYIRMGIGYEEFLEAYAQYRRISGEHLLEVLDELQGGARQFSSYEEWFDHMEEYTKELQRQKQQQELLTDCVSLATLHSAKGLEYEKVHILDVNEELMPYKKAVLDMELEEERRMFYVGVTRARKELCIHSVRNYNGRELDVSRFLEEMQPEESSRTS; this is encoded by the coding sequence ATGAGTCTGAACAAATCTCAGACCCAGGCAGTCAGACATACCGCCGGACCGCTGCTTGTACTGGCAGGTCCGGGGTCTGGCAAGACCAGGGTTATCACGGAGCGGACAAAATACCTGATTACAAATCAGCACGCAGACCCGTCCCATATTCTCGTAATCACATTTACCAGAGCGGCAGCAACAGAAATGAAGGAACGGTTTTACCGTCTCACAGGCGGGAAAAAGTATCCGGTTACGTTCGGAACCTTTCACGCCGTCTTTTTTCATATTCTCAAACACGCCTATGGATTTCACGCAGGGAATATTATCCGGGAAGAACAACGTTTTCAGTTTATGGGGGATATTATACGGCATATGCATCTGGAATATGAAGACGAAAAAGAATTTATGGGGGATTTGCTGGGAGAAATCAGTCTGATGAAAAATACCGGAATTGCTCTGGAGCATTATTATTCCAAAACATGCGCCAAAGAAATTTTTGAGCAGATTTACCGGAACTATGACGACAGGATGAAGCAGCACCGCCTGATTGATTTCGACGATATGCTGGTGTACTGTTATGAACTGTTCGACCAGAGGAAGGATATTCTGTCAGCCTGGCAGCGGAAATATCAGTATATTTTAATTGATGAGTTTCAGGATATCAACAAACTTCAGTTCGATATCGTGAAAATGCTGGCGCTGCCGGAAAATAATCTGTTTGTGGTAGGAGACGACGATCAGTCCATTTACAGGTTCCGGGGTGCAAAACCGGAACTGATGCTGGGATTTACACAGGTATATCCGGAGGCCGGGCAGGTGCTTCTTGATGTAAATTACCGCTCTGGAAAATCCATTGTAGATGCATCCCGGCGGCTGATTTCCCATAATACCCGGCGGTTTGAAAAAAACCTTCAGTCCGGCGGAAATCAGGATGCCACAGTACAGTATTACCTCTGGGAAAATCAGCAGGAGGAGGGAAAAGGGGTGGTTGAACAGATTTTACAGGATGTGAAAGCCGGGTACGGTTACAATGATATGGCGGTTCTGTTCCGCACCAATACCCAGCCCCGCATCTTTATGTCCCGGCTTATGGCGTACAACATTCCTTTCCGCACCAGAGATAATATTCCGAATCTTTATGAGCACTGGATAACCAGAGATATTCTGACTTACATACGTCTTGGGCAGGGAAGCCGGAGCCGGAAGGACATGCTTCAGATTATGAACCGGCCCAACCGGTATATCACCAGAGACAGTCTGCCGGAAGACACGGTGGCGTTTGACGTGTGGGCAGATTATTTTTATGAGAAAAAGCAGCACTGGGTTGCAGAACGGATTGAACAGTTAGAAGCGGATTTGCGTGTTTTAAGCAGAATCGGGCCTTATGCTGCCATCAATTATATCCGAATGGGAATCGGATATGAGGAATTTCTGGAGGCTTATGCGCAATACCGCAGAATCAGCGGAGAGCATTTGCTGGAAGTGCTGGATGAACTTCAGGGCGGTGCCAGACAATTTTCCTCTTATGAGGAGTGGTTTGACCATATGGAGGAATATACGAAGGAACTGCAGCGGCAGAAACAGCAGCAGGAACTGCTGACAGACTGCGTTTCTCTGGCCACCCTGCACAGTGCCAAAGGGCTGGAGTACGAAAAAGTACATATCCTGGATGTGAATGAAGAACTGATGCCTTATAAGAAAGCTGTTCTGGATATGGAGCTGGAGGAGGAACGCAGAATGTTCTATGTGGGAGTTACCAGAGCCAGAAAAGAACTCTGTATTCACAGTGTCAGGAACTACAATGGCAGGGAACTGGATGTTTCCCGGTTTCTGGAAGAAATGCAGCCGGAAGAATCTTCCCGGACTTCTTAA
- the acpP gene encoding acyl carrier protein — MLERIKELIAEQLNTEAGKITPEDSFKDDLGADSLDLFELVMALEDEYSVEIPSEDLEKLATVGDVAEYLKEKGVE, encoded by the coding sequence ATGTTAGAGAGAATAAAAGAACTGATTGCTGAGCAGTTAAACACAGAAGCAGGAAAGATTACACCGGAAGATTCCTTCAAGGACGACCTGGGAGCAGACTCCCTGGACTTATTTGAGCTGGTGATGGCACTGGAAGACGAATATTCCGTGGAAATCCCTTCAGAGGATCTGGAGAAACTGGCGACTGTGGGAGATGTGGCAGAGTATCTGAAAGAAAAAGGCGTGGAATAA
- the accB gene encoding acetyl-CoA carboxylase biotin carboxyl carrier protein, with protein sequence MEFDNLVKLIQTVSESELTRFSYEEKGIVISMKKEKQQTLVAVDAKAGGARAAEVPEAEAVSAGSRPSDISSEGNIVKSPLVGTFYSGPEPEAEPFVKVGDHVSRGQTLGIVEAMKLMNEIESDYEGVVKQILVSNEDVIEFGQPLFVIGR encoded by the coding sequence ATGGAATTTGATAATCTTGTAAAACTGATTCAGACAGTTTCGGAGTCTGAACTGACCCGTTTTTCCTATGAGGAAAAAGGGATTGTGATTTCAATGAAAAAAGAAAAGCAGCAGACACTGGTTGCAGTGGATGCAAAAGCAGGCGGAGCCAGAGCAGCAGAGGTTCCAGAGGCGGAAGCTGTTTCCGCCGGGAGCAGGCCTTCCGATATTTCCTCCGAAGGAAATATTGTGAAATCTCCGCTGGTTGGGACGTTTTACAGCGGGCCGGAGCCGGAGGCAGAGCCTTTTGTGAAAGTAGGGGACCATGTATCCAGAGGCCAGACCCTTGGAATTGTGGAAGCCATGAAACTGATGAATGAAATTGAAAGCGACTATGAGGGCGTGGTAAAGCAGATTCTGGTATCCAACGAGGATGTGATAGAATTTGGCCAGCCGCTGTTTGTAATCGGCAGATAA
- a CDS encoding acetyl-CoA carboxylase biotin carboxylase subunit, translated as MFQKILIANRGEIAVRIIRACREMGILSVAVYSEADREALHTQLADQAVCIGKASPADSYLNMERILSAAIATKAQAIHPGFGFLSENEHFADMCETCGISFIGPSGDMIGKMGNKSQARATMMDAGIPVVPGPGESVYEAEQGLEIAEKTGFPVMIKASSGGGGKGMRVASDREGFVQAFQLAQQESVSGFGDNTMYIEKYMEEPRHIEIQILADKYGTVLWLGERDCSIQRRHQKLLEESPGAAIDEDLRERMGNTAVLAARAVGYENAGTVEFLLDKEKNFYFMEMNTRIQVEHPVTEMVTGVDLVKEQIRIAAGEKLKLRQEDITLRGHAIECRINAENPEQNFMPCPGTVKDLHFPGGNGVRIESALYNGYTIPSYYDSMVAKVIVHGEDRADAIRKMRSALGEVVVDGITTNLDFQYDILNHPVFQSGNVNTGFIQKYFDK; from the coding sequence ATGTTTCAGAAAATATTGATTGCCAACAGGGGAGAAATTGCAGTGCGTATTATCCGTGCCTGCCGGGAGATGGGAATTCTCTCTGTGGCAGTATACTCAGAGGCAGACCGGGAAGCGCTGCATACCCAGCTTGCAGACCAGGCGGTCTGCATTGGAAAAGCCTCCCCGGCGGACAGCTATCTGAATATGGAGCGCATTTTAAGCGCGGCAATTGCCACAAAAGCCCAGGCCATCCATCCTGGGTTTGGCTTTTTGTCCGAAAATGAACATTTTGCGGATATGTGCGAAACATGCGGTATTTCATTTATCGGCCCCTCCGGAGATATGATAGGGAAAATGGGAAACAAATCCCAGGCCAGGGCAACCATGATGGACGCCGGGATTCCGGTGGTGCCGGGGCCAGGAGAGTCGGTATATGAGGCGGAGCAGGGGCTGGAAATCGCAGAGAAAACAGGATTTCCTGTGATGATTAAAGCATCCTCCGGAGGCGGCGGGAAAGGTATGCGTGTGGCTTCGGACCGGGAAGGGTTTGTCCAGGCTTTTCAGCTGGCCCAGCAGGAATCCGTCAGCGGGTTCGGCGACAATACCATGTATATCGAAAAATATATGGAGGAGCCCAGGCATATTGAAATCCAGATTCTGGCGGATAAATACGGTACCGTGCTCTGGCTGGGAGAACGGGATTGCTCCATTCAGAGACGCCACCAGAAACTGCTGGAAGAATCGCCCGGTGCGGCCATAGATGAGGATTTGCGGGAACGTATGGGGAACACAGCTGTGCTTGCAGCCAGGGCCGTGGGGTATGAGAATGCGGGAACCGTTGAATTCCTGCTGGATAAAGAGAAAAATTTTTATTTTATGGAAATGAATACCAGAATTCAGGTGGAACATCCTGTGACGGAAATGGTGACAGGGGTGGATCTGGTGAAAGAACAGATTCGGATTGCGGCAGGAGAGAAACTGAAGCTAAGGCAGGAGGATATTACGCTGAGAGGCCATGCCATTGAATGCCGCATTAACGCGGAGAATCCGGAGCAGAATTTTATGCCCTGTCCGGGAACGGTAAAAGATCTGCATTTTCCCGGAGGAAACGGTGTGAGAATTGAATCGGCCCTCTATAACGGATATACCATTCCGTCTTACTATGATTCCATGGTGGCGAAAGTAATTGTCCACGGGGAAGACCGGGCGGACGCTATTCGGAAAATGCGCAGCGCCCTTGGAGAAGTGGTGGTGGACGGAATTACTACCAATCTGGATTTTCAGTATGATATTCTGAATCATCCGGTTTTTCAGTCCGGGAATGTCAATACAGGTTTTATACAGAAATATTTCGATAAATAA
- the fabG gene encoding 3-oxoacyl-[acyl-carrier-protein] reductase has translation MKLAGQTALVTGGSRGIGRAIAKALAAEGAHVVINYNGSQEQAEQTRAEIQAAGGSASLFQCSVADPEAVEQMIKQVVSEYKRLDILVNNAGITRDNLILKMTEAEFDEVLDTNLKGVFHTCKHGARQMLRQKSGSIVNISSISGIMGNAGQTNYAASKAGIIGLTKSLARELASREIRVNAVAPGFIETEMTEKLPEAAVEAGKAQIPFRRFGTAEEVAKVVCFLASEDASYLTGQVIQADGGMGM, from the coding sequence ATGAAATTAGCAGGACAGACAGCTCTGGTAACAGGAGGCTCCCGCGGGATTGGCAGGGCCATTGCAAAAGCGCTGGCTGCCGAAGGAGCCCATGTGGTGATAAATTATAATGGCTCTCAGGAACAGGCAGAGCAGACCAGAGCGGAAATTCAGGCCGCAGGAGGGAGCGCGTCGCTGTTTCAGTGCAGCGTGGCAGATCCGGAGGCTGTGGAGCAGATGATAAAGCAGGTGGTGTCAGAATATAAACGTCTCGATATTCTGGTAAACAACGCAGGAATTACCAGAGATAACCTGATTCTGAAAATGACAGAAGCAGAGTTTGACGAAGTGCTGGACACGAATTTAAAAGGGGTGTTCCATACCTGTAAGCATGGGGCCAGGCAAATGCTGCGCCAGAAATCTGGCAGTATTGTGAATATTTCTTCCATTTCCGGAATTATGGGAAATGCGGGACAGACCAACTATGCGGCTTCCAAGGCCGGGATTATCGGACTGACCAAATCCCTGGCCAGAGAGCTTGCATCCAGAGAAATCCGCGTCAATGCAGTTGCACCTGGATTTATTGAAACGGAGATGACGGAAAAACTGCCGGAAGCAGCAGTGGAAGCCGGAAAAGCCCAGATTCCTTTCCGGAGGTTCGGAACAGCGGAAGAAGTGGCAAAGGTGGTCTGCTTCCTGGCCTCTGAAGACGCCTCTTATCTGACCGGGCAGGTCATCCAGGCAGACGGCGGCATGGGAATGTAG
- the fabD gene encoding ACP S-malonyltransferase, translated as MRKIAFVFPGQGAQYTGMGRDFYENYDRAKEVFAIAGKVSGMSMEELIFRENEKLHVTEYTQVAMLTVELAILKVLEEQGVSSSVNAGLSLGEYAALTASGGLSVHDALKLIVKRGRLMQEAVPAGGAMMAVMGADSSLVEKICEKTKGIVSVANYNCPGQIVITGQEQAVKQAAKNLQEAGAKRCIPLNVSGPFHSELLAEAGKKLAAELEKVEIRELKTPYISNVTAGSVSDKDEVKGLLEKQIFAPVRWQQSVELMVSEGVDTFIEIGPKKTLSGFLKKIAPHVDSYHVETVEDMERLLEMLRTEG; from the coding sequence ATGAGAAAAATTGCATTTGTATTTCCGGGACAGGGCGCCCAGTATACCGGAATGGGCAGGGATTTTTATGAAAATTATGACAGGGCGAAGGAAGTGTTTGCCATTGCCGGAAAAGTGTCCGGCATGTCCATGGAGGAGCTGATCTTCCGGGAAAATGAGAAGCTGCACGTTACGGAATATACACAGGTTGCCATGCTTACCGTAGAACTTGCAATATTGAAAGTGCTGGAAGAACAGGGGGTTTCCTCTTCTGTAAATGCAGGTTTAAGTCTGGGCGAATATGCGGCCCTGACTGCTTCTGGCGGACTGTCGGTACATGACGCTCTGAAACTGATTGTAAAGCGGGGCAGGCTGATGCAGGAGGCAGTGCCCGCAGGCGGAGCCATGATGGCGGTTATGGGCGCAGACAGCAGTCTGGTGGAAAAAATCTGTGAGAAGACAAAAGGGATTGTATCCGTAGCCAATTACAACTGTCCCGGACAGATTGTGATTACCGGACAGGAACAGGCTGTGAAGCAGGCGGCGAAAAACCTGCAGGAAGCAGGAGCGAAACGGTGTATCCCTCTGAACGTCAGCGGACCGTTTCATTCCGAATTACTGGCGGAAGCAGGAAAGAAGCTGGCGGCAGAACTGGAAAAGGTGGAAATCAGAGAATTGAAAACGCCTTATATTTCCAATGTGACCGCCGGTTCTGTCAGTGATAAAGATGAAGTGAAGGGGCTGCTGGAGAAGCAGATTTTCGCTCCGGTGCGCTGGCAGCAGAGCGTGGAACTTATGGTGTCGGAGGGTGTGGATACGTTTATTGAAATCGGTCCCAAAAAGACCCTTTCCGGATTCCTGAAAAAAATTGCGCCCCATGTGGACAGTTATCATGTGGAAACGGTGGAAGACATGGAGCGGCTGCTGGAAATGCTGCGGACAGAAGGATGA
- the fabF gene encoding beta-ketoacyl-ACP synthase II, translated as MKRVVVTGMGAITPIGLNTEEFWDSLKAGKTGFGEITQFDTADFKVKVAASVRGFEGKNYMDVKSAKRMELFCQYAVAAAKEALEQSGIQMEQEDPYRVGCAIGSGVGSLQALEREHKRLLEKGPGRINPLLVPLMITNMAAGNVSIQFGLKGKSINVVTACATGTHSIGEAFRTIQVGDADVMVAGGTESAITPIGIGGFTALTALSSSNDVNRCSIPFDKERSGFVMGEGAGVVVLEELEHARARGAAILAEVAGYGATSDAFHITSPAEDGMGAAMAMKQAMADAGIAPEQVEYINAHGTSTHHNDLFETRAIKQAFGAYAYELDINSTKSMIGHLLGAAGAVEVIACILQMRHEYIHATVGLQESEAELDLNYMKNNGKDRKFQYALTNSLGFGGHNASLILKKFSQQDS; from the coding sequence ATGAAACGAGTTGTAGTAACCGGAATGGGCGCCATTACCCCCATCGGGCTGAATACGGAAGAATTCTGGGACAGTTTAAAAGCGGGAAAAACAGGATTTGGTGAGATTACACAGTTTGATACCGCAGATTTTAAAGTAAAGGTGGCTGCCAGCGTCAGAGGATTCGAAGGAAAGAATTATATGGATGTAAAATCTGCAAAGCGCATGGAGCTGTTCTGCCAGTATGCGGTGGCTGCGGCAAAAGAAGCGCTGGAACAGTCCGGCATTCAGATGGAGCAGGAAGACCCGTACCGGGTGGGATGTGCCATTGGCTCCGGTGTGGGAAGCCTTCAGGCCCTGGAGAGGGAACATAAGCGTCTGCTGGAAAAGGGGCCGGGCAGAATCAATCCCCTGCTGGTGCCTCTGATGATTACCAATATGGCCGCCGGAAATGTTTCCATTCAGTTCGGTCTGAAAGGAAAAAGTATCAATGTGGTGACAGCCTGCGCCACGGGCACCCACTCCATTGGAGAAGCATTCCGCACCATACAGGTGGGAGATGCGGATGTGATGGTGGCCGGAGGAACGGAAAGCGCCATTACCCCCATTGGAATCGGCGGATTTACCGCGCTGACCGCATTGTCATCCAGCAACGATGTGAACCGCTGCTCCATTCCTTTTGATAAAGAGCGCAGCGGATTCGTCATGGGAGAAGGAGCCGGCGTCGTGGTTCTGGAGGAACTGGAACATGCCAGAGCACGGGGGGCGGCCATTCTGGCGGAAGTAGCGGGCTATGGCGCAACCAGCGACGCCTTCCACATTACTTCTCCGGCGGAAGACGGTATGGGAGCGGCCATGGCCATGAAGCAGGCCATGGCAGACGCGGGGATTGCACCGGAACAGGTGGAATACATCAATGCCCACGGAACCAGTACCCATCACAATGATCTGTTTGAGACCAGAGCCATCAAACAGGCTTTTGGAGCCTATGCGTATGAACTGGACATCAATTCCACCAAGTCCATGATCGGACATCTGCTGGGAGCAGCCGGGGCGGTGGAAGTGATTGCATGTATTCTGCAGATGCGGCATGAATATATCCATGCCACAGTGGGACTGCAGGAGTCAGAAGCAGAACTTGATTTGAATTACATGAAGAATAACGGAAAAGACCGGAAGTTTCAGTATGCCTTAACAAATTCTCTGGGATTTGGCGGGCACAACGCCAGCCTGATTCTGAAAAAATTCAGTCAGCAGGATTCCTGA